A part of Fusobacterium russii ATCC 25533 genomic DNA contains:
- a CDS encoding transposase: protein FERFKKIIERNYPKFEGFIKTALKTFKKYFEYIENSLSFSYSNGRIEGVIRKIKVLKNTAYGYRSFLNFKKRILICANL, encoded by the coding sequence ATTTGAAAGATTTAAAAAAATAATTGAACGCAACTATCCTAAGTTTGAAGGATTTATTAAAACAGCTCTTAAAACATTTAAGAAATATTTTGAATATATTGAAAATTCTCTTTCTTTTTCATATTCAAATGGAAGGATTGAAGGAGTAATAAGGAAAATAAAAGTATTAAAAAATACTGCATATGGCTATAGAAGTTTTCTAAATTTTAAAAAAAGAATATTAATATGCGCTAATCTTTAA
- the guaA gene encoding glutamine-hydrolyzing GMP synthase gives MKKNSIIIIDFGSQYSQLIARRVREMGVYAEVLPFHEEIKNILSREPKGIILSGGPASVYAEGAPTLDKNLFDNNIPVLGLCYGMQLLTHLFGGEVARADKQEFGKAELLIDDAKNALYENIPNKTRVWMSHGDHVTRVAEGFEVIAHTDSCIAAVVNKDKNLYAFQYHPEVTHSEHGADMLKNFVFNVAKCEKNWSMGNYIENTVKEIRERVGNKKVILGLSGGVDSSVAAALINKAIGKQLTCIFVDTGLLRKDEAKQVMEIYAKNFDMNIKCIDAEERFLSKLAGVSEPEAKRKIIGKEFVEVFNEEAMKLQDADFLAQGTIYPDVIESISVKGPSATIKSHHNVGGLPEDLKFELLEPLRELFKDEVRQVGRELGIPDYMVDRHPFPGPGLGIRILGEVSKEKADILREADAIFIEELRKADLYNKVSQAFVVLLPVKSVGVMGDERTYEYTAVLRSANTIDFMTATWSHLPFEFLEKVSNRILNEVKGINRLAYDISSKPPATIEWE, from the coding sequence ATGAAAAAAAATAGTATTATCATTATTGACTTCGGTTCACAGTACAGTCAATTGATAGCTAGAAGAGTTAGAGAAATGGGAGTTTATGCAGAAGTTTTACCTTTTCATGAAGAAATAAAAAATATACTTTCAAGAGAACCTAAAGGAATAATTTTATCTGGAGGACCTGCTTCAGTTTATGCAGAAGGTGCTCCTACACTTGATAAAAACCTTTTTGATAACAATATTCCTGTTCTAGGGCTTTGCTATGGTATGCAGCTTTTAACCCACTTATTCGGCGGAGAAGTCGCAAGGGCTGATAAGCAGGAGTTTGGAAAAGCTGAACTTCTAATTGATGATGCAAAGAATGCCCTATATGAAAATATACCAAATAAAACAAGAGTCTGGATGAGCCATGGAGATCATGTAACAAGAGTGGCAGAAGGTTTTGAAGTTATAGCTCATACAGATTCATGTATAGCTGCTGTTGTAAATAAAGATAAAAATTTATATGCCTTTCAATATCACCCGGAAGTAACTCACTCTGAGCATGGGGCAGATATGCTTAAGAATTTTGTATTTAATGTAGCAAAATGTGAAAAAAACTGGTCTATGGGTAACTATATAGAAAACACAGTTAAAGAAATAAGGGAAAGAGTGGGCAATAAAAAAGTAATACTAGGTCTTTCAGGCGGTGTGGATTCATCTGTTGCAGCTGCTCTTATTAATAAAGCTATAGGTAAACAGCTGACTTGTATTTTTGTGGATACAGGACTTTTAAGAAAAGATGAAGCTAAGCAGGTTATGGAAATATATGCTAAAAATTTTGATATGAATATCAAATGTATAGATGCTGAAGAAAGATTTTTATCTAAACTTGCAGGAGTAAGTGAGCCTGAGGCTAAAAGAAAAATTATAGGAAAAGAATTTGTTGAGGTATTCAATGAAGAAGCTATGAAATTGCAAGATGCTGACTTCCTTGCACAGGGAACAATTTATCCTGATGTAATAGAGTCAATTTCTGTTAAAGGTCCATCTGCAACTATAAAGTCACATCACAATGTGGGAGGTTTACCGGAAGATTTAAAGTTTGAACTACTAGAACCACTTAGAGAATTATTTAAGGACGAAGTAAGACAAGTTGGTAGAGAACTAGGAATTCCTGATTATATGGTTGACAGACATCCATTCCCAGGACCAGGTCTTGGAATAAGAATTTTAGGAGAGGTTTCTAAAGAGAAGGCTGATATTTTAAGAGAAGCTGATGCAATCTTTATAGAAGAGCTTAGAAAAGCTGATTTATATAATAAGGTCAGTCAGGCTTTTGTAGTTCTTCTTCCAGTAAAATCTGTTGGAGTTATGGGAGATGAAAGAACTTATGAATATACAGCTGTTTTAAGATCGGCTAACACTATAGATTTTATGACTGCAACTTGGTCACACCTGCCATTTGAATTTTTAGAAAAAGTTTCAAACAGAATCTTGAATGAGGTTAAGGGTATCAATAGATTGGCCTATGATATTTCTTCTAAGCCACCTGCTACTATTGAGTGGGAGTGA
- the lpxK gene encoding tetraacyldisaccharide 4'-kinase, with amino-acid sequence MKILSYIYLFITTFRNFLYDKKMLLVRKIDGVEIFCIGNITVGGTGKTPAVHFFVKKLLEQGRKVAVVSRGYKGKRKREPLLVSDGMVIFASPQESGDEPYIHALNLKVPVIVGANRYKACIFAKKHYDIDTIILDDGFQHRKLHRDRDIVLIDSTNPFGFGKLLPAGLLREDFKRAARRASEFIVTKSDLVTERELERIKNYLKRKFYKDVSVAKHGVSKLCDLKGNMKPLFWLKGKRILIFSGLANPVNFEKTILSLGPLYVERIDFKDHHNFKAKDIAFIKKKAEIMGADYIVTTEKDLVKLPMTINMPNLFVLKIEFTMLEDNTLKM; translated from the coding sequence ATGAAGATATTATCCTATATATATCTTTTTATAACAACTTTTAGAAACTTTTTATATGATAAAAAAATGCTACTTGTCAGGAAAATAGATGGAGTAGAAATTTTTTGTATAGGAAATATAACTGTTGGAGGAACAGGAAAAACTCCGGCAGTTCATTTTTTCGTTAAAAAATTATTAGAGCAAGGAAGAAAAGTAGCTGTAGTATCAAGAGGATATAAAGGAAAAAGAAAAAGAGAACCACTTCTGGTAAGCGATGGCATGGTCATATTTGCGAGTCCTCAAGAAAGTGGTGATGAACCATATATTCATGCACTTAATTTAAAGGTTCCTGTTATTGTTGGAGCGAATAGATATAAGGCCTGTATCTTTGCTAAAAAACACTATGATATAGACACTATAATTTTAGATGATGGATTCCAACATCGTAAATTGCATAGGGATAGAGATATAGTTTTAATTGATTCAACCAATCCTTTTGGTTTTGGTAAGTTATTGCCAGCTGGTTTACTTAGAGAAGATTTTAAAAGAGCAGCTAGAAGAGCCAGTGAATTTATTGTAACAAAATCAGACTTAGTAACTGAGAGGGAACTTGAAAGAATAAAAAACTATTTAAAAAGAAAGTTTTATAAAGATGTATCAGTTGCAAAGCATGGAGTTAGTAAACTCTGTGATTTGAAAGGGAATATGAAACCTTTATTTTGGTTAAAAGGAAAAAGAATTCTAATATTCTCAGGGCTTGCCAATCCTGTAAATTTTGAAAAGACAATTCTTTCTTTAGGTCCTCTATATGTTGAAAGGATAGATTTTAAGGATCACCATAATTTTAAAGCTAAGGACATAGCTTTCATAAAGAAAAAAGCAGAGATAATGGGAGCCGACTATATTGTTACAACTGAAAAGGATTTGGTAAAATTGCCAATGACAATAAATATGCCCAATCTTTTCGTATTAAAAATTGAGTTTACCATGCTTGAAGATAATACCTTGAAGATGTAA
- a CDS encoding helix-turn-helix domain-containing protein, producing the protein MRVFSYKRLFKKLIDLDMSNNELMEKAKVSKSTFYKMKNGQNVITDVLLRICNALDCDIEDIMECVSIEDVEEMDV; encoded by the coding sequence ATGAGGGTTTTCAGTTATAAAAGATTGTTCAAAAAACTGATTGATTTAGATATGTCAAATAATGAATTGATGGAAAAGGCAAAAGTAAGTAAAAGTACATTTTACAAAATGAAGAACGGGCAAAATGTAATTACGGATGTTTTGCTTAGAATTTGCAATGCTTTAGATTGTGATATTGAAGATATTATGGAGTGCGTAAGCATTGAAGATGTAGAGGAAATGGATGTCTAA
- the qatC gene encoding Qat anti-phage system QueC-like protein QatC, which yields MLFESYGGNLMKIVCHINKTDTFEVDEQAINVDFFDSNSFSYTFWKNKNKLPYWYSQQALDLLYISMAVFAADRLCLRKDAHDGWSREFSIFMPILEYDMWQNAKSTLEEMLNFLSGDKWTFIFRRREQSEEEKINNNKWEKSKRKIKSYDQICMFSGGMDSFIGAIDLLESNRDKTLFVSHYGGGKGTKEFQDILKEKFISQYSLESRDFHQYYAKVVSGVEDTTRTRSFMFFSHALAVASCLRKQVHLIIPENGFISLNIPSTFSRIGTSSTRTTHPHYMSLFQKLLDLIDLKVTLVNPYQFKTKGEMLLNCKNQSFVRENLDNTMSCSHPDNGRMQKEKEARHCGYCLPCVIRQAAIMHAGIIDQSSYRDNKFNGGKVSKTCLNSYRLGLRKFNPKYAFMTIQSSGSIENNIEDYANLYIRGMEELKTYLEELDD from the coding sequence ATGCTGTTTGAAAGTTATGGAGGGAATCTTATGAAAATAGTTTGTCACATAAATAAAACAGATACTTTTGAAGTTGATGAACAAGCAATAAATGTTGATTTTTTCGACTCCAATTCTTTTTCATATACATTTTGGAAGAATAAAAACAAGTTACCGTATTGGTACAGTCAACAAGCGTTAGATTTACTTTACATTTCTATGGCTGTTTTTGCGGCAGATAGATTATGTTTAAGAAAAGATGCACATGATGGATGGAGTAGAGAGTTTTCTATATTCATGCCTATTTTAGAATATGATATGTGGCAAAATGCAAAATCAACACTTGAGGAAATGTTGAATTTTTTAAGCGGAGACAAATGGACTTTTATTTTTAGAAGAAGAGAGCAATCTGAAGAGGAAAAGATAAACAACAATAAATGGGAAAAATCAAAGCGAAAAATAAAAAGTTATGATCAAATTTGTATGTTTTCAGGCGGAATGGATTCGTTTATTGGTGCAATTGATTTGTTGGAAAGTAATAGAGATAAAACATTATTTGTGAGTCATTATGGTGGTGGGAAAGGAACAAAGGAATTTCAAGATATTCTTAAAGAAAAGTTTATTAGTCAATATTCATTAGAATCAAGAGATTTTCATCAGTATTATGCAAAAGTTGTATCAGGTGTTGAAGATACTACAAGAACACGTTCCTTTATGTTTTTCTCTCATGCATTAGCAGTTGCATCATGTTTGAGAAAGCAAGTTCATCTGATTATACCAGAAAATGGTTTTATTTCATTAAATATTCCTAGCACATTTTCTCGAATAGGTACAAGTAGCACAAGAACAACACACCCGCACTATATGAGTTTGTTTCAAAAGTTGTTAGATTTAATTGACTTAAAAGTAACGTTAGTTAATCCATATCAATTTAAAACAAAGGGCGAAATGTTGTTGAACTGCAAAAATCAGTCTTTTGTTAGAGAAAATTTGGATAATACAATGTCTTGTTCACATCCGGATAATGGTAGAATGCAAAAAGAAAAGGAAGCTAGGCATTGCGGTTACTGTTTACCGTGTGTAATAAGACAAGCAGCGATCATGCATGCAGGCATTATAGATCAAAGTTCATATAGGGATAATAAATTTAATGGAGGCAAGGTTTCTAAAACTTGTTTAAATTCTTATCGTTTAGGATTAAGAAAATTTAATCCTAAATACGCTTTTATGACAATTCAATCTAGTGGCTCTATAGAGAATAATATTGAAGATTATGCAAATCTATATATTAGAGGTATGGAGGAATTAAAAACATATTTGGAGGAATTGGATGACTAA
- the qatD gene encoding Qat anti-phage system TatD family nuclease QatD: MTNFYMDMHMHFDLYKNKYEVLKYIEDKKSYTLAVTNLPDLYRKYYDENWDYKYVRLALGFHPELAAQYYAQINIFEKYFQMTRYIGEIGLDYSAQNIENVDKQKEVFKKIIDLCKADNKKIISVHTRKAESDCLKILDGFEGKVILHWYTGNLSDLKIAISRGYFFSINQQMIKSQNGKNIINKIPIDRIVIESDAPFTVGLHTNYSVSFINDIIEYLSVSKELEKQLICTKLQENFRKILS, encoded by the coding sequence ATGACTAATTTTTATATGGATATGCACATGCACTTTGACCTATACAAAAATAAATATGAAGTTTTGAAATATATTGAAGATAAGAAGTCTTATACTCTTGCAGTAACTAACTTACCAGATTTGTATAGGAAGTACTATGACGAGAATTGGGATTATAAATATGTAAGATTAGCATTAGGTTTTCATCCAGAATTGGCCGCACAATATTATGCTCAAATTAATATTTTTGAAAAATATTTTCAAATGACACGTTATATTGGAGAAATTGGGTTAGATTATTCTGCCCAAAATATTGAAAATGTAGATAAGCAAAAAGAAGTATTCAAAAAGATTATTGATTTATGTAAAGCTGATAATAAAAAGATAATAAGTGTTCATACAAGAAAGGCAGAAAGTGACTGTTTGAAAATTCTTGATGGCTTTGAAGGAAAAGTAATATTGCATTGGTACACTGGTAATTTAAGTGATTTAAAAATTGCAATATCGAGAGGATATTTTTTCTCTATAAATCAACAGATGATAAAGAGTCAAAACGGAAAAAATATTATTAATAAGATTCCGATTGACAGAATAGTCATTGAAAGCGATGCTCCATTCACTGTTGGACTTCATACAAACTACAGTGTATCTTTTATAAACGATATTATTGAATACTTAAGTGTCAGTAAAGAGCTAGAGAAACAACTTATTTGTACAAAATTACAAGAAAATTTTAGAAAAATTCTCTCGTAA
- a CDS encoding IS91 family transposase, which translates to MLKDLFLTSNLTYILQYIQPFFEIFHFLFLIKAINTFSLCADLQKAFLSFSCPQCHTTHKAPITCKTRLSPSCGYKYSKLWAHKVSQELLDVPHRHMLFTIPKECRPFFCYDRELLHSLSFGVKQILDYQFQHKYKKTLRKRKIGKYSKHYFTNSDILHYGLITVIHTFGRDLKWNPHIHALVSLGGFTKQWKWKKFDYFSIDVIANQWKYIVLHAIQSGNYRNPKWKRQAQKVVNKLYKQDARLFFHVGKQEVNNPKGLLKCLGRYLARSPIANYKIIKVTDTHVTFFFHDLKNEKKKTYLTLTRESFLQQVLIHFPPKHFKMISRFGFYARRKSETLMIHMLFLQKAKKKVFFSFYVHSMIKAFQQHPFLCPYCHIPMKKKELYISIRWYGRRIHILYT; encoded by the coding sequence TTGTTAAAAGATCTTTTCCTTACATCTAATTTAACATATATCTTACAATATATTCAACCTTTTTTTGAAATTTTTCATTTTCTTTTTCTCATAAAAGCTATCAATACTTTTAGCCTTTGCGCTGATCTTCAAAAAGCTTTTCTTTCTTTCAGTTGTCCTCAGTGTCACACAACTCATAAAGCCCCCATCACTTGTAAAACTAGACTTTCTCCTTCTTGTGGATATAAGTATTCTAAACTTTGGGCTCATAAAGTTTCTCAAGAACTTCTTGATGTCCCACATAGACATATGCTTTTTACTATACCTAAAGAATGCAGACCTTTCTTTTGTTATGATAGAGAACTTCTCCATTCTCTATCTTTTGGTGTTAAACAAATCTTAGATTACCAATTTCAACACAAGTACAAAAAAACTCTAAGAAAAAGGAAAATTGGAAAATATTCTAAGCACTATTTCACCAACTCTGATATATTACACTATGGACTTATCACTGTCATTCATACTTTTGGTAGAGATTTAAAGTGGAATCCACATATACATGCTCTCGTTTCTCTTGGAGGATTTACAAAACAATGGAAATGGAAAAAGTTCGATTACTTTTCCATAGATGTTATTGCAAATCAATGGAAATATATTGTATTGCATGCTATTCAATCTGGAAACTATAGAAATCCTAAATGGAAAAGACAAGCACAAAAAGTAGTCAATAAGCTTTACAAGCAAGATGCAAGACTATTTTTTCATGTTGGAAAACAAGAAGTAAATAATCCAAAAGGACTTTTAAAGTGTTTAGGAAGATATCTAGCTCGATCTCCTATTGCAAATTACAAAATTATTAAAGTAACAGATACTCATGTTACTTTCTTTTTTCATGACTTAAAAAATGAAAAAAAGAAAACATATCTTACCTTGACTCGGGAAAGCTTTTTACAACAAGTACTCATTCATTTTCCACCAAAACATTTTAAAATGATTTCTCGTTTTGGTTTCTATGCGCGAAGAAAATCAGAAACTTTAATGATACATATGCTATTTTTACAGAAAGCAAAAAAGAAAGTTTTTTTCTCGTTTTATGTTCATTCTATGATAAAGGCTTTTCAACAACATCCTTTTCTATGTCCTTATTGTCATATTCCTATGAAGAAAAAAGAACTTTACATCAGCATTCGCTGGTACGGAAGACGAATTCATATTTTATATACATAA
- a CDS encoding MATE family efflux transporter yields MEKIKTKPLMALTIPIFLELILVMVVGSIDTLMLGRFSDKAAGAVGGMSQALHIQNTIFAFINLATSILCAQYIGARNDKKIKEVIGISLVLNLALGLILGFIYFFSWSFILQKIKLPMELIELGKTYFKLVGGLCVFQAILLTCGAVMKSHSHTKESLYINLGVNLLNIFGNAIFIYGWFGMPILGATGVGISTVVSRALGAITAFKIMCKYCNFKFKLKYINPLPLKTIKNILSIGLPTAGENLAWNIGQLLIMVMINSMGTVIIASRTYLMLIAHFVMTFSLALGHATAIQIGQLVGAGEVNEVYKKCFKSLNLSIILAFVITFLFYIFRYPVMKIFTSNKEIIELSSSIFFWMIVLEVGRVFNIVIINALHAAGDIKFPMVMGILFVYLVAVPFSYIFGIKLGWGLVGIWLANAADEWIRGIAMFFRWKSKKWQNKSFVKNELR; encoded by the coding sequence ATGGAAAAAATAAAAACTAAGCCATTGATGGCACTAACCATTCCAATATTTTTAGAGTTAATATTGGTTATGGTTGTTGGAAGTATAGATACATTAATGCTTGGAAGATTCAGTGATAAGGCGGCTGGTGCAGTTGGAGGGATGAGCCAAGCTTTACATATACAAAATACTATATTTGCATTTATAAATCTAGCAACATCTATTTTATGTGCACAATATATAGGTGCAAGAAATGATAAAAAAATTAAAGAAGTTATAGGCATATCTTTGGTTCTTAATTTAGCTCTTGGTTTAATTCTAGGTTTTATTTATTTCTTTTCTTGGTCTTTTATTTTACAAAAAATCAAATTGCCTATGGAATTAATTGAACTTGGCAAGACATATTTTAAGCTTGTGGGAGGTCTTTGTGTCTTTCAGGCTATACTTTTAACTTGTGGTGCAGTTATGAAAAGTCATAGCCATACAAAAGAGAGCTTATATATAAATTTGGGAGTAAACTTATTGAATATTTTCGGAAATGCAATATTCATTTATGGATGGTTTGGAATGCCTATTTTGGGAGCAACAGGAGTTGGTATTTCAACTGTTGTATCAAGAGCTTTGGGTGCTATTACAGCATTTAAAATTATGTGTAAATACTGTAATTTTAAATTTAAATTAAAATATATAAATCCTCTCCCTTTAAAGACTATAAAAAATATATTGTCAATTGGTCTACCAACAGCTGGAGAGAATTTAGCATGGAATATAGGACAGCTACTTATAATGGTAATGATAAACTCAATGGGGACAGTAATTATAGCTTCAAGAACCTATTTAATGCTGATAGCTCATTTTGTAATGACTTTTTCTCTGGCATTAGGGCATGCAACTGCTATTCAAATAGGTCAGCTAGTTGGAGCAGGAGAAGTGAATGAAGTATATAAAAAATGTTTTAAGAGCTTAAATCTCTCGATTATTTTAGCCTTCGTAATAACTTTTTTATTTTACATATTCAGGTATCCTGTTATGAAAATTTTTACGAGTAACAAGGAGATAATAGAGCTATCAAGCAGTATATTTTTCTGGATGATAGTTTTGGAAGTTGGAAGAGTTTTTAATATAGTAATAATAAATGCACTTCATGCAGCAGGAGATATAAAATTTCCTATGGTTATGGGAATTTTATTTGTCTATCTTGTAGCAGTGCCCTTTTCATATATTTTTGGTATAAAACTTGGTTGGGGTCTTGTAGGAATATGGCTTGCAAATGCTGCTGATGAATGGATAAGAGGGATTGCAATGTTTTTTAGATGGAAGAGTAAAAAATGGCAGAATAAGTCTTTTGTTAAAAATGAACTAAGATAA
- the nadD gene encoding nicotinate (nicotinamide) nucleotide adenylyltransferase — protein MRIGIYGGSFNPIHIGHEEIARLVVRELNLDKLFIIPVGIPSHREDEYKNSLTRLKLCRIVFEEDEKIEVSDIEIKRNRTSYTYDTLLEFMEIYGKENEFFEIIGEDSLENFKTWKNYKEILNLSKLVVLKRKNYNKNVFDEKHKNIIFLENPYFDFSSTEIRRRLKNGEDISKLVNPKIKNILLKEGL, from the coding sequence ATGAGAATAGGAATATATGGCGGAAGTTTTAATCCTATACATATTGGGCATGAAGAAATAGCAAGATTGGTTGTAAGAGAGCTAAACTTAGATAAGTTATTTATTATTCCTGTTGGAATTCCTTCACATAGAGAAGATGAGTATAAGAATTCTTTAACGAGATTGAAATTATGTAGAATAGTTTTTGAAGAAGATGAAAAAATAGAAGTGTCGGATATAGAAATTAAAAGAAATAGAACTTCTTATACCTATGATACTCTTTTAGAGTTTATGGAAATATATGGAAAAGAAAATGAATTTTTTGAAATAATTGGTGAGGACTCTTTAGAAAATTTTAAAACTTGGAAAAATTATAAGGAAATTTTAAATTTATCTAAACTAGTTGTTTTAAAAAGGAAAAACTATAACAAAAATGTTTTTGATGAAAAACATAAAAATATTATTTTTCTTGAAAATCCATATTTTGATTTTTCTTCCACGGAAATAAGAAGAAGATTAAAAAATGGAGAGGATATAAGTAAACTTGTAAATCCTAAAATCAAAAATATTTTATTGAAAGAGGGACTGTAG
- a CDS encoding DNA cytosine methyltransferase gives MSKFTVIDLFSGVERFSKGFLDAVIYVDNIDIFVEINE, from the coding sequence ATGTCTAAGTTTACAGTTATAGATTTATTTTCAGGAGTAGAGAGATTCTCAAAGGGATTTTTAGACGCTGTTATTTATGTTGATAATATAGATATATTTGTAGAAATAAATGAATGA
- a CDS encoding KAP family P-loop NTPase fold protein, protein MWKDSETELDFLDYDYLIQTLQSIITDDTLLPASIGVYGDWGSGKSSLMYMCKERLIKKDKKIKCLVFNGWLFENYEDAKTAILGTILDEISKEKDLTTKAQKIIKALYKSVDKFKLVKSALKYGTDFLVTGGLGSLLGITIQQVLKNTQEKIEATNLEKVQSNIESELNNKDLREDIRKFQKEFASLLDETKISRLVVFIDELDRCRPDTILETLEAIKLFLFEGKVAFVIGADERHISYAVKSKFRDIEGIQIDIGKEYLEKLIQYPIRIPQLNADEVEIYIACLLLQSELSVDDFQNVLSWIVEKKKEDFERFKIKSVINLFSDKENGYSDIVESLSIANQLAYVLSNGLHGNPRQCKRFLNSMYMRLQMASYKNKKLDRKILAKIMMLEYVKPRIFNKIAEMAANNSLSKELTLFENGTPENSDKLKIWREDNWFLNWCKIDPKLSEENLNTYFYFTRTSLDEKISRISSFLSPEAQEILEQLLSKSDVKIQQAIKSVANISDADAAAILEAMNSSMISETTIAKELMKSFLLFAQQRTELTNDTLSYLQSLSGSQINLGCISYIAEFANKMNKKVEILEIASQWDKNKPGLQSGIEKLLEK, encoded by the coding sequence ATGTGGAAAGATAGTGAAACTGAGCTTGATTTTCTTGACTACGATTACTTAATACAAACGCTTCAAAGTATCATTACAGATGATACTCTCTTACCAGCTAGTATTGGAGTATATGGTGATTGGGGAAGTGGAAAGTCGAGTTTGATGTACATGTGCAAAGAGCGTTTGATTAAAAAAGATAAAAAAATTAAATGTTTAGTATTCAATGGCTGGTTATTTGAAAATTATGAAGATGCAAAAACGGCGATATTAGGCACCATTCTTGATGAAATTAGTAAAGAAAAGGACTTAACTACAAAGGCACAAAAAATTATTAAAGCATTATATAAAAGCGTTGATAAATTTAAATTGGTAAAAAGTGCATTGAAGTATGGAACTGATTTTTTGGTGACAGGAGGACTTGGTTCTTTGCTTGGTATAACAATACAACAAGTCTTAAAAAATACTCAAGAAAAAATAGAAGCTACAAATTTAGAAAAAGTTCAATCTAATATTGAAAGTGAATTAAACAATAAAGATTTACGTGAAGATATTAGAAAATTTCAAAAAGAATTTGCGTCCTTGTTAGATGAAACGAAAATTAGCCGTTTAGTTGTTTTTATAGATGAATTGGATAGATGTAGACCAGATACTATTTTAGAAACGCTTGAAGCAATAAAGTTATTTCTTTTTGAGGGAAAAGTTGCTTTTGTTATAGGTGCTGATGAGCGACATATTTCGTATGCGGTTAAAAGTAAATTTAGAGATATTGAAGGCATTCAGATTGATATTGGGAAAGAATATCTTGAAAAATTAATACAGTATCCTATTCGCATTCCGCAGCTAAATGCAGATGAAGTGGAAATTTATATTGCTTGTTTGCTTTTACAATCAGAATTATCGGTAGATGATTTTCAAAATGTTCTATCATGGATAGTTGAGAAGAAAAAAGAGGATTTCGAGAGGTTTAAGATCAAATCAGTTATAAATTTGTTTTCCGATAAGGAAAATGGTTACTCAGATATTGTAGAATCACTTTCTATTGCAAATCAATTAGCATATGTTTTATCTAATGGATTGCATGGAAACCCTCGTCAGTGTAAACGATTCTTAAATTCTATGTATATGAGATTGCAAATGGCATCTTATAAAAATAAGAAATTGGATAGAAAAATTCTTGCAAAAATAATGATGTTAGAATATGTAAAACCAAGAATTTTCAATAAAATAGCAGAGATGGCAGCGAATAATAGTCTAAGTAAAGAATTAACATTATTCGAGAATGGTACACCTGAGAATAGCGATAAGTTAAAAATTTGGAGAGAAGATAACTGGTTTTTAAATTGGTGTAAAATAGATCCTAAATTATCTGAGGAAAACCTCAATACATATTTTTATTTTACAAGAACTTCATTGGATGAAAAAATTAGTCGTATATCATCTTTTCTTTCACCAGAAGCCCAAGAAATATTGGAACAACTTCTTTCAAAATCAGATGTTAAAATTCAACAAGCAATTAAATCTGTTGCAAATATATCAGATGCTGATGCGGCTGCAATTCTTGAAGCTATGAATTCATCCATGATATCTGAAACAACAATAGCCAAAGAATTGATGAAATCATTTCTACTGTTTGCGCAGCAAAGAACTGAGTTAACAAACGATACTCTCAGTTATTTACAATCACTTAGTGGATCACAAATTAATCTTGGTTGTATAAGTTATATAGCTGAATTTGCAAATAAAATGAATAAGAAAGTGGAAATTTTAGAAATAGCATCTCAATGGGATAAGAACAAACCAGGATTACAAAGCGGAATAGAAAAGCTGTTAGAAAAATAG